A single region of the Gopherus evgoodei ecotype Sinaloan lineage chromosome 3, rGopEvg1_v1.p, whole genome shotgun sequence genome encodes:
- the GGPS1 gene encoding geranylgeranyl pyrophosphate synthase isoform X1 has translation MEEMEETSERILLEPYKYLLQLPGKQVRTKLSQAFNHWLNVPEDKKQVIIEVTEMLHNASLLIDDIEDNSKLRRGFPVAHSIYGIPSVINSANYVYFLGLQKVLTLDHPEAVKVFTRQLLELHQGQGLDIYWRDTYTCPTEAEYKAMVLQKTGGLFGLAVGLMQLFSNYKRDLKPLLNTLGLFFQIRDDYANLHSKEYSENKSFCEDLTEGKFSFPTIHAIWSRPESTQVQNILRQRTENVDIKKYCVHYLENVGSFEYTRQTLQKLESEAYKQIEALGGNPELVALVEHLSKMFKENEN, from the exons gtaaACAAGTGAGAACCAAACTGTCACAGGCCTTTAATCACTGGCTGAATGTTCCAGAAGATAAAAAACAG GTTATTATTGAAGTGACAGAGATGTTGCACAATGCCAGCTTACTCATAGATGACATTGAAGATAACTCAAAGCTACGACGGGGCTTTCCAGTGGCTCATAGCATCTATGGAATTCCATCTGTAATAAATTCTGCTAATTATGTGTATTTCCTTGGTCTACAGAAGGTTTTAACACTTGATCACCCAGAAGCTGTGAAAGTGTTCACTCGTCAGCTGCTGGAACTGCATCAGGGCCAAGGTTTGGATATTTACTGGAGAGATACATACACCTGTCCTACAGAAGCAGAGTATAAAGCCATGGTACTGCAAAAGACAGGTGGTCTCTTTGGATTAGCTGTGGGCCTCATGCAGTTGTTCTCCAATTATAAAAGAGACTTAAAACCACTCCTTAATACACTTGGGCTCTTCTTCCAAATACGAGAtgactatgctaatttacactccAAAGAATATAGTGAGAACAAGAGTTTTTGTGAAGATTTAACTGAGGGCAAGTTCTCATTCCCAACTATACATGCTATTTGGTCCAGACCTGAAAGCACTCAGGTGCAGAATATTTTGCGTCAAAGGACAGAAAATGTAGATATAAAAAAATACTGTGTACATTACCTTGAGAATGTAGGTTCCTTTGAGTACACTCGGCAGACGCTGCAAAAGCTTGAATCTGAAGCATATAAACAGATTGAGGCACTTGGGGGAAACCCTGAACTTGTAGCACTAGTTGAACACTTAAGCAAAATgttcaaagaaaatgaaaattaa
- the GGPS1 gene encoding geranylgeranyl pyrophosphate synthase isoform X3 has product MTLAQKVIIEVTEMLHNASLLIDDIEDNSKLRRGFPVAHSIYGIPSVINSANYVYFLGLQKVLTLDHPEAVKVFTRQLLELHQGQGLDIYWRDTYTCPTEAEYKAMVLQKTGGLFGLAVGLMQLFSNYKRDLKPLLNTLGLFFQIRDDYANLHSKEYSENKSFCEDLTEGKFSFPTIHAIWSRPESTQVQNILRQRTENVDIKKYCVHYLENVGSFEYTRQTLQKLESEAYKQIEALGGNPELVALVEHLSKMFKENEN; this is encoded by the exons atgaccttggcacaaaag GTTATTATTGAAGTGACAGAGATGTTGCACAATGCCAGCTTACTCATAGATGACATTGAAGATAACTCAAAGCTACGACGGGGCTTTCCAGTGGCTCATAGCATCTATGGAATTCCATCTGTAATAAATTCTGCTAATTATGTGTATTTCCTTGGTCTACAGAAGGTTTTAACACTTGATCACCCAGAAGCTGTGAAAGTGTTCACTCGTCAGCTGCTGGAACTGCATCAGGGCCAAGGTTTGGATATTTACTGGAGAGATACATACACCTGTCCTACAGAAGCAGAGTATAAAGCCATGGTACTGCAAAAGACAGGTGGTCTCTTTGGATTAGCTGTGGGCCTCATGCAGTTGTTCTCCAATTATAAAAGAGACTTAAAACCACTCCTTAATACACTTGGGCTCTTCTTCCAAATACGAGAtgactatgctaatttacactccAAAGAATATAGTGAGAACAAGAGTTTTTGTGAAGATTTAACTGAGGGCAAGTTCTCATTCCCAACTATACATGCTATTTGGTCCAGACCTGAAAGCACTCAGGTGCAGAATATTTTGCGTCAAAGGACAGAAAATGTAGATATAAAAAAATACTGTGTACATTACCTTGAGAATGTAGGTTCCTTTGAGTACACTCGGCAGACGCTGCAAAAGCTTGAATCTGAAGCATATAAACAGATTGAGGCACTTGGGGGAAACCCTGAACTTGTAGCACTAGTTGAACACTTAAGCAAAATgttcaaagaaaatgaaaattaa
- the GGPS1 gene encoding geranylgeranyl pyrophosphate synthase isoform X2, with translation MLHNASLLIDDIEDNSKLRRGFPVAHSIYGIPSVINSANYVYFLGLQKVLTLDHPEAVKVFTRQLLELHQGQGLDIYWRDTYTCPTEAEYKAMVLQKTGGLFGLAVGLMQLFSNYKRDLKPLLNTLGLFFQIRDDYANLHSKEYSENKSFCEDLTEGKFSFPTIHAIWSRPESTQVQNILRQRTENVDIKKYCVHYLENVGSFEYTRQTLQKLESEAYKQIEALGGNPELVALVEHLSKMFKENEN, from the coding sequence ATGTTGCACAATGCCAGCTTACTCATAGATGACATTGAAGATAACTCAAAGCTACGACGGGGCTTTCCAGTGGCTCATAGCATCTATGGAATTCCATCTGTAATAAATTCTGCTAATTATGTGTATTTCCTTGGTCTACAGAAGGTTTTAACACTTGATCACCCAGAAGCTGTGAAAGTGTTCACTCGTCAGCTGCTGGAACTGCATCAGGGCCAAGGTTTGGATATTTACTGGAGAGATACATACACCTGTCCTACAGAAGCAGAGTATAAAGCCATGGTACTGCAAAAGACAGGTGGTCTCTTTGGATTAGCTGTGGGCCTCATGCAGTTGTTCTCCAATTATAAAAGAGACTTAAAACCACTCCTTAATACACTTGGGCTCTTCTTCCAAATACGAGAtgactatgctaatttacactccAAAGAATATAGTGAGAACAAGAGTTTTTGTGAAGATTTAACTGAGGGCAAGTTCTCATTCCCAACTATACATGCTATTTGGTCCAGACCTGAAAGCACTCAGGTGCAGAATATTTTGCGTCAAAGGACAGAAAATGTAGATATAAAAAAATACTGTGTACATTACCTTGAGAATGTAGGTTCCTTTGAGTACACTCGGCAGACGCTGCAAAAGCTTGAATCTGAAGCATATAAACAGATTGAGGCACTTGGGGGAAACCCTGAACTTGTAGCACTAGTTGAACACTTAAGCAAAATgttcaaagaaaatgaaaattaa